A part of Methanohalobium evestigatum Z-7303 genomic DNA contains:
- a CDS encoding dihydroorotase — protein MSNILIKNTRIFYNNRLQPAEVLIDNGKISKIAKDIRISHVDREIDADNALTLPAGIDAHVHFREPGQTRKEDWYTGSCSAAAGGITTVIDHPNTAPPTIDEKSFNKKLNLASKKSIVDFGINGGVTNNFDNLSRLWELGATAFGEIFMAESTGELNISEESFNQALSEIKELGAVACIHAEDEDIRLKNESLLKNDMSPQSHSRARPNICESTAVQKAVDMISSFDTQSHFCHISTSEALGIIRNQKYMAYKGNRKSSITCESAPHHLFLSDKSWDDLGSFGKMNPPLRTRKSVQALVNAINEGTVDMVASDHAPHREFEKDMDIKNTPSGVPGVETLLPLMLAGVKKNLFPLGKVIDVTSKNPAKRFGLDSNYKGLFKEGFDADLILVNPQDMRKISSDFLHSKAGWTPYSGLYGIFPQLTISRGDIIWDGEITATRGRGNFLKGRGYLMDTE, from the coding sequence ATGTCTAATATCCTGATAAAAAACACGAGAATTTTCTATAATAATCGTCTTCAGCCGGCAGAGGTATTGATAGATAACGGAAAGATATCTAAAATAGCCAAAGATATCCGTATATCTCATGTGGACAGGGAGATAGATGCGGATAATGCACTTACACTTCCTGCAGGTATTGACGCCCATGTACATTTTAGAGAACCAGGTCAAACTCGTAAAGAGGACTGGTATACAGGTTCATGTTCTGCTGCTGCAGGAGGTATTACAACAGTAATAGACCATCCAAATACAGCACCTCCAACAATTGATGAAAAATCATTCAACAAAAAATTGAATCTTGCATCCAAAAAATCAATTGTTGATTTCGGGATTAATGGAGGAGTTACGAATAATTTTGATAATTTGTCCAGATTATGGGAGCTTGGTGCGACCGCTTTTGGTGAAATATTTATGGCTGAATCAACAGGCGAATTAAATATTTCTGAAGAATCTTTTAATCAGGCATTATCAGAAATTAAAGAACTTGGGGCTGTAGCCTGTATTCATGCTGAAGATGAAGATATCCGCCTGAAGAATGAATCGCTATTAAAAAATGATATGTCTCCACAATCACATTCAAGAGCTCGTCCAAATATATGTGAGTCTACAGCAGTCCAAAAGGCGGTTGATATGATATCTTCTTTTGATACACAGTCACATTTTTGTCATATCAGTACCTCGGAAGCACTCGGAATTATCAGGAATCAGAAGTATATGGCCTATAAAGGAAATAGAAAATCCAGTATTACCTGCGAGTCCGCGCCACATCACCTGTTTTTATCAGACAAATCATGGGATGATTTGGGTTCTTTTGGCAAAATGAACCCTCCTTTGAGAACCCGAAAAAGTGTACAGGCGCTTGTTAATGCCATAAATGAAGGTACAGTTGATATGGTGGCGTCAGACCATGCCCCTCATCGTGAATTTGAAAAAGACATGGATATTAAAAACACCCCTTCAGGTGTGCCGGGAGTAGAAACATTATTACCTCTTATGCTGGCAGGTGTTAAAAAGAATCTTTTCCCGCTGGGTAAGGTAATTGATGTAACCAGTAAAAATCCTGCGAAAAGGTTTGGACTTGATAGTAATTACAAAGGATTATTTAAGGAAGGATTTGATGCTGATTTAATACTTGTAAATCCTCAGGATATGAGAAAAATTTCCTCTGACTTTTTACACAGCAAAGCAGGCTGGACACCATATAGCGGATTATATGGAATTTTTCCGCAATTGACTATCTCCCGGGGAGATATTATCTGGGATGGAGAGATAACAGCCACCAGAGGAAGGGGTAATTTCCTTAAAGGTCGGGGATATCTCATGGACACAGAATGA
- the tnpB gene encoding IS200/IS605 family element RNA-guided endonuclease TnpB, whose translation MLKAYKYRMYPNQIQQELIAKHIGACRFIYNWALENKLKSYEQDGKAISRFELNKQIRVLKQDHEWLKEINSQSLQGATLNLENAFTKFFREKSGFPKFKSKKNPVQSFSVPQYYKVDFGNNKVYIPKIGWIKTRLHRSFDGKQRTATITRTPTGKYYISILVDDDKQLPQKQTFYEVNTVGVDVGIKDFAVTSDGEKIDNPRYLKNTIERLKVLQKRLSRKKKGSNNYRKLKHQIAKYHEKIANQREDFQHKLSNKLISENQAVTLETLNVKGLLKNHNLAQHITDASWGSFVQKLEYKAEWYGKNIIKIGRFDPSSKICHVCGYYHQDLELKDREWECPDCKTIHDRDINASVNIKKFALDRQNLIGINSPSG comes from the coding sequence ATGTTAAAAGCTTACAAGTATCGTATGTATCCAAACCAAATCCAACAGGAGTTAATCGCAAAACATATAGGAGCTTGTAGGTTCATATACAACTGGGCATTGGAGAACAAACTCAAATCTTATGAGCAGGATGGTAAAGCAATATCAAGATTTGAATTGAACAAACAGATAAGGGTATTAAAACAAGATCATGAATGGTTGAAAGAGATCAACTCTCAATCATTACAGGGAGCTACTCTTAACCTGGAAAATGCTTTTACCAAGTTTTTCAGAGAAAAATCAGGTTTTCCAAAGTTTAAATCCAAGAAAAACCCAGTACAATCGTTTTCTGTTCCTCAGTATTATAAAGTCGATTTTGGTAATAATAAAGTATACATACCTAAAATCGGCTGGATAAAAACCAGGCTGCATAGAAGTTTTGATGGTAAACAAAGGACTGCGACTATAACAAGAACACCGACAGGAAAATATTATATCAGTATTTTAGTCGATGACGACAAACAATTACCACAAAAACAGACATTCTACGAAGTTAATACAGTAGGAGTCGATGTAGGAATCAAGGATTTCGCTGTCACATCCGACGGTGAAAAAATCGATAATCCAAGATACCTGAAAAATACAATTGAAAGATTGAAGGTATTACAGAAAAGGCTCAGCAGAAAAAAGAAGGGTTCTAACAATTACAGGAAACTGAAACATCAGATAGCAAAATATCATGAGAAAATTGCTAATCAGAGAGAAGATTTCCAGCATAAATTAAGTAATAAACTGATAAGCGAGAACCAAGCTGTAACATTGGAAACTTTGAATGTAAAAGGACTGCTGAAAAATCATAATCTGGCACAGCATATAACTGATGCTTCATGGGGTAGTTTTGTTCAGAAATTAGAGTATAAAGCAGAATGGTACGGTAAAAATATTATCAAGATAGGACGATTCGACCCATCAAGCAAAATCTGTCATGTATGTGGATATTATCATCAGGATTTAGAACTTAAAGACAGAGAATGGGAATGTCCTGACTGTAAAACGATACATGATAGGGACATCAACGCATCAGTTAACATTAAAAAATTCGCGTTGGATAGACAGAATCTAATAGGCATCAATTCACCTTCGGGATGA
- the phoU gene encoding phosphate signaling complex protein PhoU, producing the protein MVRNEYNRRLSTLKQNILNMGDTSQKVIIDSTKALRDLDLELADETIEMDNNIDDSAEDIEKSATHLLALQHPLAGDLRLIIASIKVATDLERISDLGINIAEIAKSIEGEHVKPLIDIPKMAEITEDMLQKSLQAFENLDVELAKEAAARDDEVDKLFYGTWMELINMMVEDPTLITNATHLLFVLRYLERIGDHVSNICESVVYIANGERVKLN; encoded by the coding sequence ATGGTCAGAAATGAATACAATAGAAGATTAAGCACACTAAAACAAAACATCTTGAACATGGGAGATACATCCCAAAAAGTTATCATTGATTCCACAAAAGCACTGAGAGATTTAGACCTCGAACTTGCTGATGAGACAATTGAAATGGATAATAATATAGACGACAGTGCTGAAGACATTGAAAAAAGTGCGACTCATTTATTGGCTCTACAGCATCCTCTGGCAGGCGATTTGAGACTCATAATTGCATCCATAAAAGTTGCAACTGATCTTGAAAGAATTAGCGATTTGGGAATCAATATTGCAGAAATCGCAAAAAGTATAGAAGGAGAGCATGTCAAACCCCTGATTGATATACCAAAAATGGCAGAAATTACCGAAGACATGTTGCAAAAATCACTTCAGGCATTTGAAAATCTTGATGTTGAACTGGCAAAAGAAGCCGCTGCCAGAGATGATGAAGTAGATAAACTGTTTTATGGCACATGGATGGAACTTATCAACATGATGGTAGAAGACCCGACACTCATTACCAATGCCACACATCTGCTATTTGTACTACGTTATCTTGAACGTATAGGAGATCATGTAAGCAATATCTGCGAAAGTGTGGTGTATATTGCAAACGGAGAGAGGGTGAAATTAAACTAA
- a CDS encoding DNA-directed DNA polymerase: protein MNFQILDADYSIYNDEPVVRLFGRGEDGSSVCCFVPGFEPYFYANVADDSYLQTLPQFIKNKFDTVKDVEPVQKFEPIGYQESKKPMLKITTFYPKNVPEIRDDVQGLEGIEDVYETDILFKNRFMIDKGLHGMALVSAEPASTSESINDRDVKCDNIITSYNVEEINKIPNIGLKYLAFDIECLPPEGGMPEPESSPIIMISLSFEPEYKGNNTLVLVCKNLKDVESDIEIFDEEEDMLTRFFDIFQEYDPDVVVGYNMNDFDIPYIKDRADYLNNKGASIVPRVGRDGRLMTYRRLGTRTMVSMTGRIVMDTLPLIRQQFSLKRYTLRNVSKELLGREKLDVEPHQMVEYWNDGGEKTKKFIDYARRDSELALELVTKLQLLDKYIALSQVSGSVLQDVVDGGQSSMVENLLFREFGKQGRVIPPKPDNRPDDNEQGEEIKGGEVLEPKKGLLDNVVILDYKSLYPTIMMAHNLCYTTVVVNDHPNGETINPPSGGEFVNPDVLKGIVPSILETLLNQRSEVKKKMKSISDGDTYRMYDATQLALKILLNSFYGYSGYARARLYSLTLANAVTSYGRENIQNTRDLINNNIRKVVLKDNQAYLPDEISPEDESEDVINLSVVYGDTDSVFIHCSPEYNNDISLEDAECVGTRIAEKVSQSLPDPMELEFESIAKRGLFLAKKRYALWVFEQENDEWEDSIKVKGMETVRRDWCELTSKTLNRVLELVLKEGDVDKAVEYVKSVVNRVRNIDVQKDKDVIDDLTMTRLYSKKKDSYKSKQPHLTVIEKTKKRTGISPPIGERVPFVIVAGNDLFVNRAEDPEYVRENNLTLDVDYYIKKQILPPVERILGVFGVDSATLDYDSRQKGLFDFSKTSETESFNNANKETTDEEDNGLKNQSKNGSKSQSSLFDF, encoded by the coding sequence ATGAACTTTCAGATATTGGATGCAGATTACAGTATTTATAATGATGAACCGGTGGTACGGCTTTTTGGTAGAGGAGAGGACGGTAGCAGTGTTTGCTGTTTTGTACCGGGATTTGAACCGTATTTTTATGCCAATGTAGCCGATGACTCATATCTACAGACACTGCCACAGTTTATAAAAAACAAATTTGATACCGTCAAGGATGTAGAACCTGTACAAAAATTTGAACCTATTGGTTATCAGGAATCAAAAAAACCGATGTTAAAAATTACCACATTTTATCCAAAAAATGTTCCAGAAATAAGGGATGATGTACAGGGTCTTGAAGGTATTGAAGACGTATATGAAACCGATATCCTGTTTAAAAACCGTTTTATGATAGATAAGGGTTTACATGGAATGGCTCTGGTTTCTGCTGAACCTGCTTCTACATCAGAATCTATCAATGATAGAGATGTAAAATGTGACAATATAATAACCTCCTACAATGTGGAGGAAATAAATAAAATCCCAAACATTGGATTAAAATATCTGGCTTTTGATATAGAATGCCTGCCACCTGAGGGAGGCATGCCTGAACCTGAAAGTTCGCCCATAATTATGATAAGTCTTTCTTTTGAGCCGGAATATAAAGGTAACAATACACTGGTTCTTGTATGTAAAAACCTGAAAGATGTTGAATCAGATATAGAAATATTTGATGAAGAGGAAGATATGTTAACCCGGTTTTTTGATATCTTTCAGGAATATGACCCTGATGTTGTTGTCGGATACAACATGAATGACTTTGATATACCCTATATCAAGGACAGAGCAGATTATTTGAATAATAAAGGAGCCAGTATAGTTCCCAGAGTGGGGCGTGATGGCAGGCTGATGACATATCGACGGCTGGGTACAAGAACAATGGTATCCATGACCGGCAGGATAGTAATGGATACATTGCCTCTCATAAGACAGCAGTTTAGTCTAAAACGCTATACACTTCGCAATGTATCCAAAGAACTGCTTGGAAGAGAAAAACTCGATGTTGAACCCCATCAGATGGTGGAATACTGGAACGATGGCGGTGAGAAAACTAAAAAGTTTATAGATTATGCCAGACGTGATTCAGAACTTGCACTGGAACTTGTTACCAAATTACAACTGCTTGATAAATATATAGCATTGTCTCAGGTAAGTGGTTCTGTTTTACAGGATGTAGTCGATGGCGGACAGAGTTCTATGGTGGAAAACCTACTGTTTCGTGAATTTGGTAAACAGGGGAGGGTAATTCCACCAAAACCCGATAACAGACCAGATGATAATGAACAGGGAGAGGAAATAAAAGGAGGAGAAGTTCTTGAGCCGAAAAAAGGCTTGCTGGATAATGTTGTAATACTTGACTACAAATCCCTGTATCCCACTATAATGATGGCTCACAACCTCTGTTATACTACTGTTGTTGTTAATGACCATCCTAATGGTGAGACAATAAATCCTCCATCGGGTGGAGAGTTTGTTAATCCAGATGTATTAAAAGGAATCGTCCCCTCAATTCTGGAAACTTTACTGAACCAGAGGTCTGAAGTTAAAAAGAAAATGAAATCCATCTCCGACGGAGACACCTACAGGATGTATGATGCGACACAACTTGCATTAAAAATCCTGTTAAACAGTTTTTATGGTTATTCAGGTTATGCACGTGCACGGCTTTATAGTCTAACTCTTGCCAACGCGGTAACAAGCTATGGTAGGGAAAACATCCAGAATACCCGTGATCTTATAAATAATAATATCCGTAAGGTGGTTCTTAAAGATAATCAGGCATACCTCCCAGATGAAATATCACCTGAGGATGAGTCAGAGGATGTTATCAATCTGTCTGTAGTTTACGGGGATACTGATAGTGTTTTTATACATTGTTCACCGGAATATAATAATGACATATCTCTTGAAGACGCTGAATGCGTGGGTACAAGGATAGCAGAAAAAGTATCTCAATCCCTTCCTGACCCTATGGAACTTGAATTTGAATCTATTGCAAAACGTGGACTGTTCCTTGCAAAAAAGCGATATGCTCTATGGGTTTTTGAACAGGAAAATGATGAATGGGAAGATAGTATAAAGGTCAAGGGAATGGAGACAGTCCGAAGGGACTGGTGTGAACTTACATCAAAGACATTGAACAGGGTTCTTGAACTTGTATTAAAAGAGGGTGATGTAGATAAAGCAGTTGAATATGTAAAAAGTGTAGTAAACAGGGTAAGAAACATCGATGTGCAAAAAGATAAAGATGTTATTGATGACCTTACAATGACAAGGCTCTATTCCAAGAAAAAGGATAGTTATAAGAGCAAACAGCCGCATCTGACTGTGATTGAAAAAACCAAAAAAAGGACAGGTATATCACCGCCTATCGGTGAAAGAGTTCCTTTTGTAATTGTGGCAGGTAATGATTTGTTTGTGAATCGTGCTGAAGACCCAGAATATGTCCGTGAAAATAACCTTACTCTGGATGTAGATTATTATATAAAAAAGCAGATATTGCCACCGGTTGAAAGAATACTTGGCGTATTTGGGGTTGATTCAGCGACACTGGATTATGATTCCCGTCAGAAAGGATTGTTTGATTTTTCAAAAACATCTGAAACTGAATCATTTAACAACGCTAATAAAGAAACAACAGATGAAGAGGATAACGGATTGAAAAACCAATCCAAAAATGGGTCAAAATCTCAGAGTTCACTCTTTGATTTTTAA
- a CDS encoding MASE3 domain-containing protein gives MKPDIITKLKTLDFGKISYEKLFLWIVVLGSLYFISLSNYLLFHVLVELFSILIALMVFILVLKSKHFLENNYLIFIGIAYFFVAGFDILHTLSYENMGVFSSLGSNLATQVWVTARYIESISLLLAPVFFVSKFKQSIKLDLSRKTDYRVVFLLFAVVSFILLLTIFHWGVFPDCYIKGVGLTAFKIISEYIISIILLGSLVLLYRYRAYFSVYVQNLLSLSIFLTIIAEFTFTLYVDVYGILNILGHYFKLFSFYFIFLAIIDTGFYRPYDILFRELKRREEDFKKHAQILDQLHEAVITLDSNEKILSWNKGAEHLFGYSKDEVLGEPLSQFIPSYKHCNLSNHLNNSSFNGANNSQKFEIKMVRKSGEKFYALMSCSVSKDGEGNISGAICYVLDITERKQYEQQLQKMHDELEKRVEERTQELKIQKDRAQNYLDIAGSIIIALNPDFSIKLVNRAGREILGYSKNELKGKTLFEFIPKRYALEVDKVIKGLMFQRNVSLIEYFETAIVNRNLEKRIIAWNGRIVKNDDYEITCILISGNDITERKNTEKSLEMSEKRYRLLFENAGDAIFIIDTEGNIIEANKVAANMHGYTVSELIGSNIMDIETEDVAQKFPNLVQRVLDQKWFDEEITHKKKDGTVFWVEVSAEYFELENQYYILAIERDITERKRANELRLREIHHRVKNNLQVISSLLNLQSTNFEDKSVIKAFEESQNRVRSIALAHEKLYNSSDMVSIDFGNYIQTLTDYLLQAYLDDNNNIELNLNIKDIYLNMDVAIPLGIIVNELVTNSLKHAFSDKSSGQINVSFTEDDSVYTLIVDDNGDGIPEYVDINETDSLGLQLVNSLVDQINGTMEFENCNGTKFTIKFEAVE, from the coding sequence ATGAAACCGGATATAATCACTAAGCTCAAAACACTTGACTTTGGCAAAATCAGTTATGAGAAACTTTTTCTCTGGATAGTGGTGCTCGGGTCATTGTACTTTATAAGTCTATCCAATTACCTGCTTTTTCATGTTCTTGTGGAACTTTTTAGTATCCTGATAGCTTTGATGGTTTTTATACTGGTTTTAAAATCAAAACATTTTCTTGAAAACAATTACCTTATTTTTATAGGAATAGCATATTTTTTTGTAGCCGGTTTTGATATTCTTCATACCCTTTCGTATGAAAATATGGGTGTGTTCTCCTCGTTAGGGTCAAATTTGGCTACACAAGTATGGGTAACTGCAAGATATATTGAAAGTATATCTTTACTGCTGGCGCCGGTTTTTTTTGTAAGCAAATTTAAACAAAGTATAAAATTGGATTTGTCCAGAAAAACCGATTATAGAGTGGTTTTTCTTTTATTTGCAGTGGTATCATTCATCCTGCTTTTAACTATTTTCCACTGGGGAGTATTCCCTGATTGTTATATAAAAGGTGTAGGTCTTACAGCATTTAAAATAATAAGTGAATACATCATCTCAATAATACTACTGGGATCATTAGTTCTTTTGTACAGATACAGAGCGTATTTTAGTGTATATGTGCAGAACCTGCTGTCCTTATCCATATTTTTGACTATTATTGCTGAATTTACATTTACTCTCTACGTTGATGTTTACGGAATTTTAAACATTTTAGGTCACTACTTCAAATTGTTTTCGTTTTATTTTATATTCTTGGCTATCATAGATACAGGATTTTACAGACCGTACGATATTCTGTTTAGAGAATTAAAAAGAAGGGAGGAAGATTTCAAAAAGCATGCTCAGATACTTGACCAGTTGCATGAGGCTGTAATCACTCTGGATTCCAATGAGAAAATATTAAGCTGGAATAAAGGTGCTGAACACCTTTTTGGTTATAGTAAAGATGAAGTATTGGGAGAACCCTTGTCTCAGTTCATACCTTCATACAAACACTGTAATCTGTCAAACCATCTTAACAACAGTTCTTTTAATGGTGCTAACAACAGCCAAAAATTCGAAATAAAAATGGTGAGAAAATCCGGTGAAAAGTTCTATGCGTTGATGTCTTGTTCCGTATCAAAAGATGGAGAGGGGAATATAAGTGGCGCTATATGCTATGTCCTTGATATAACCGAACGTAAACAGTATGAACAGCAGCTCCAGAAGATGCATGATGAGCTTGAAAAACGTGTTGAGGAACGGACACAGGAACTTAAAATTCAGAAAGATAGAGCACAAAATTATCTGGACATAGCAGGTTCTATTATTATTGCACTTAACCCTGATTTTAGTATTAAACTTGTAAACAGAGCTGGGCGCGAAATACTGGGATACAGTAAAAATGAACTAAAAGGTAAAACATTGTTTGAGTTTATCCCGAAAAGATACGCGTTGGAAGTAGATAAGGTTATCAAGGGTCTGATGTTTCAGAGAAATGTAAGTTTAATTGAATATTTTGAGACCGCAATTGTAAATAGGAATCTTGAAAAGCGTATCATTGCCTGGAATGGTAGAATTGTAAAAAATGATGACTATGAGATAACCTGTATTTTGATTTCAGGAAATGATATTACAGAACGTAAAAACACTGAAAAGTCGCTGGAAATGAGTGAAAAACGTTACAGGCTTCTTTTTGAAAACGCAGGCGATGCAATCTTTATAATAGATACGGAAGGTAATATCATAGAAGCCAATAAGGTAGCTGCAAATATGCATGGCTACACAGTTAGTGAACTTATAGGTTCCAATATAATGGATATTGAAACAGAAGATGTAGCTCAAAAATTCCCAAACTTGGTACAGCGTGTACTTGATCAGAAATGGTTTGATGAAGAAATTACCCACAAAAAAAAGGATGGAACGGTTTTCTGGGTGGAAGTAAGTGCTGAATATTTTGAACTTGAAAACCAGTATTATATACTTGCTATAGAAAGGGATATAACAGAAAGGAAAAGAGCCAATGAACTGCGGTTAAGGGAAATCCATCACCGTGTAAAAAACAACCTTCAGGTAATCAGCAGTTTGCTCAATCTGCAGTCTACAAATTTTGAAGACAAAAGTGTGATTAAAGCTTTTGAAGAAAGCCAGAACCGAGTCCGATCGATTGCACTTGCTCATGAGAAACTGTACAATTCCAGTGATATGGTAAGCATTGATTTTGGTAATTATATCCAAACTCTTACGGATTATCTGCTTCAAGCATATTTAGATGATAACAACAATATTGAATTGAATCTAAACATCAAGGACATATATTTAAACATGGATGTTGCGATACCGCTTGGCATTATTGTCAATGAACTGGTAACCAATTCGTTAAAACATGCATTTTCTGATAAATCTTCGGGACAAATTAATGTGAGTTTTACTGAAGATGATTCTGTTTATACATTAATTGTCGATGATAACGGAGATGGTATTCCGGAATACGTAGACATCAACGAAACCGATTCACTTGGTCTGCAACTTGTAAATTCACTTGTAGATCAAATTAACGGTACAATGGAATTTGAAAATTGTAATGGGACAAAATTTACAATCAAATTTGAAGCAGTTGAATAA
- a CDS encoding GntR family transcriptional regulator, whose product MVNNNKYNSKDYKALRKAIKQCLKNSDITIGELANRFNVSKTLVREIKQELRRENDTNYQRILPDKSDWFYCYKSETYTPTCNYKSCEHYPCKEMKNKNS is encoded by the coding sequence ATGGTTAACAATAATAAGTACAACTCAAAAGATTATAAAGCTTTGAGAAAAGCCATAAAACAATGTCTGAAAAATTCAGACATCACAATCGGAGAATTAGCAAACCGTTTTAATGTAAGTAAAACACTTGTCAGAGAAATCAAACAGGAATTAAGACGCGAAAACGATACTAATTACCAACGCATACTCCCAGATAAAAGTGACTGGTTTTACTGCTACAAAAGTGAAACATATACACCTACATGCAACTATAAATCATGTGAACATTATCCGTGTAAAGAGATGAAAAATAAAAATAGCTAA
- a CDS encoding DUF1699 family protein, with amino-acid sequence MKIRVVSTKDEIKDLNEKDEIIHMAFRPSNKDVFSIVSSCPNLKAIHLSKSYKQTLSESAKMFLDMQGIELLEGDVWGHRKDINEYSEVSENVYNKIEDLKHKGFSENEILEKMEYETNLSPDFVKFLIEQKVA; translated from the coding sequence ATGAAAATTCGAGTAGTTAGTACAAAAGATGAAATAAAAGACCTGAACGAGAAAGATGAAATAATACATATGGCTTTTAGACCATCCAACAAAGACGTTTTTTCGATAGTGTCCAGTTGCCCGAATCTTAAGGCAATACATTTATCAAAATCATATAAACAGACACTATCAGAATCTGCAAAAATGTTTCTGGATATGCAGGGCATTGAGTTGCTTGAAGGCGATGTCTGGGGTCATAGAAAGGATATAAATGAATATTCTGAAGTTTCTGAAAACGTGTACAACAAAATAGAAGACCTTAAGCACAAGGGATTTTCAGAAAATGAAATCCTTGAAAAAATGGAATATGAAACAAACTTAAGCCCAGATTTTGTAAAATTTTTGATTGAACAAAAGGTTGCTTAA
- a CDS encoding molybdopterin dinucleotide binding domain-containing protein, which yields MVLEVNLISARTAWQGSFLEHKMNNAYFNECAYCELNSNDFSKLGINEGDYIKVKTDYGEVVVYAKINDDNPEKLGHIPMGPWSNAVLNPETHGCGMPGFKGVNATIEPTEEKPLDLKSLIRSYCE from the coding sequence ATGGTACTGGAAGTAAACCTTATATCAGCAAGAACTGCTTGGCAGGGTTCTTTTCTTGAACATAAGATGAATAATGCATATTTTAACGAATGTGCCTATTGTGAACTGAATTCAAATGACTTTAGCAAACTCGGTATCAATGAAGGAGATTACATAAAAGTAAAAACCGACTATGGGGAAGTTGTAGTTTATGCTAAAATAAATGATGACAATCCGGAAAAACTGGGTCACATACCAATGGGTCCGTGGTCCAATGCTGTCCTGAATCCCGAAACTCATGGGTGCGGTATGCCGGGTTTTAAAGGTGTAAATGCTACTATTGAACCTACCGAAGAAAAACCGCTCGATTTAAAATCGTTAATCAGAAGTTACTGTGAATAA